The Nitrospirota bacterium sequence GCAAATGTCTTTACGGTTATTCGTGAAGGTTTACCAAAACTATAATCTCCAAGATCAACAACGGAAATACCATTAACCTGACCTATTACAGAGCCTTCGGTATCCACCATCAATGTCCCATCAACTATAAGTTCCCTTATCTTTTCCTCAATCTTATTGCTTCTGTATATCTTCTCAGAAATAGCCTTTTCAACATGGTTACCTGTCACATATTTATTCTGTTCTTTTGATGCCCAGTAGTTTGCCTCACGAATTATATCTGCTATATCACTAAATCTTGCGGAGAGTTTACTCTGATGCTCAGCCAGTCTTGTACCGTATTCCACAACCTTCGCAACTCCTGTCCTGTCAAATGGTTTAAGTGCCTCTTCCTTACACCTCGTAGCTATAAATGCTGCGTATTTATGGATATTTTCTTCTGTTCTGTCCATTCGATTATCAAAATCTGCTTTTACTTTAAAGAGTTTTTTGTATTCTTCATCGAGGTTATAGAGAAGATAGTATAAAAATGGATTACCGATCAGAATAATCTTTACATTAAAAGGTATCGGATCAGGCTTGAGTGTAACGGTAGATATAAGACGATACTGTTCCCATATATCTTCTATCTTTATTTCTCTGTTTCTTATTGCCCGCTTAACGGCATCATAGGCAAATATGTTTTTTAGAAGGTCCAGCGCATTTACCACAAGATAGCCACCATTTGCCCTGTGCATTGCACCTCCCTTTATCATAGTAAAGTCTGTTAATGCAACACCGTATTGAAATTTGTGTTCAATCCTTCCAAAAAGGTTATAATAAGTTGGGTTTGGCTCAATAATCACCGGGGCTCCACGCAGGTCTCCATTATTCACAAGGATATTTACTTTATATCGTGTAAACGATGGTTCAGGCTTCGCCATCTTTAAAAATGATACTGGTGTGGTTGTTTCTTCTGGTGTTTTGAAATCATCTAAATTGTTGAGTGCATCTTCTTTAACATCGTCAAAAAACTCTATAAGTTTAGGGTATTCCCTGTATTTGCTCTTCAGTTCATCAACTAAATGCCTGACCGAGGAAAGCCCAACATCTCTTTCCAATCTATTAAGTTTTTCCTTTATTGTTTTTTCTGTTTCTCTTATCTGTCTAAGAACATCATCAAGTTTTTCTTGCAATTCCTTGCTGAGTGTCTCTATCTTCTTTTTCATCTCAGAACCAAGTGAATCAAACTCCTCCTGGCTGAGTGGTTCACCACCGCTTTTTACAGGAACTATGACAACCCCTGTAGGAGTTTTTCTTAAAGCAAAACTCTGTTTAGCTGCCTCATCCTCCAATTCAGAAAATAGCCGCTTGCTTTCCTCCTGGTATTCCTCGAGTATCTTATTCTTGTGTTTTTCATAATCCTTACTCTCAAACGCCTTTGATATTTCCTGTCGTAGCATGCTCACCAGCTCATCAGTGTCTTTCTGTAAGATAATCCCAAGACCAGGTGGAAGGTTAAGTGCCTTAGGTCTGTCAGGGTCTTTAAAATTATAAACATACACCCAATCGTCTGGAATCGTCTCTTCTGCAGCTTTCTTCTCAAGTAATGCCTTTATTGTGGTTGTCTTACCTGTTCCACTCTCACCGAGCATATAGATGTTAAAACCCTGACTATCGAATCCAAGCCCGAAATCAATAGACCTTAGAGCCCTTTCCTGTCCTATCGTACCTTCAAGAGGAGGAATATCATCTGTGGTATCAAACCTAAACTGTGAAGGATCATATATCCATCTAAGTTTTTCTGGTGAAATTTCACGATATCTCATATCCAATTACCTCCTATCTTTTATCTCTGTTCTTTGCTCTGTGTTCTTTGTTCTGTGTTCTGTCTTCCCTGTTTCCCTTGGATGTAACTCTTGATGTATTTTTTTTAACCTCCCAACCGATATATGCGTATATATCTGCGTGGTTGAAATCGCAGAATGTCCCAACATTATCTGTACAGACCTCAAATCCGCACCACCCTGAAGCAAATGAGTTGCAAATGAGTGACGTATAACATGTGGTGAAACATGGTCTCTGATACCAGAACTGTGGGCATATTTCTTAATCGTCTGCCAGAACCTTTGCCTTGTTAAAGTTCTTCCACCCTGCCCTACAAAGAGAGACTGCGATTGTTTCCCTTTAAGAAGTTTAGGTCTTGAAGAAGACATATATTCTTTTACCCATTTAGAAGCCTGCTCACCTATCGGTACAACCCTTTCCTTTGAGCCTTTCCCGTAGGCTATTAGATAATTTGCCTCGAGATTTATATCGTTGACCCTCATTCCAACAAGTTCTGATACCCTCAAGCCAGACGCATAGAGAACCTCAAGCATCGCCCTGTCTCTTATCCCGAGTGGTTTATTTATATCTGGTTTCTCAAGAATGTTATTTATATCCTCTATATTCAGAAATCTGGGAAGATTACTCCATTTTCTTGGGGTTTCCATATCTTCTGTAGGATTATCCTTTGTATAGCCTTCAGAGATCAAGAAACGATGAAACCCTTTTATTGCAGAAAGCATCCTCGCAATAGATGGGGGGGCTAAGCCATCCTCCTTCAGATGGTAAAGGAAGGTTATAACATCTGCCCTCTTCAACTTCTTTATCCCTTTGAGAAATGTAAGATATTTCTTAATGTCTCTTTTATATGAGAGTATTGTATTTCTGGAGAGGCCCTTTTCGACCGTAAGAAATTC is a genomic window containing:
- the xerD gene encoding site-specific tyrosine recombinase XerD gives rise to the protein MDNRMKRYIEFLTVEKGLSRNTILSYKRDIKKYLTFLKGIKKLKRADVITFLYHLKEDGLAPPSIARMLSAIKGFHRFLISEGYTKDNPTEDMETPRKWSNLPRFLNIEDINNILEKPDINKPLGIRDRAMLEVLYASGLRVSELVGMRVNDINLEANYLIAYGKGSKERVVPIGEQASKWVKEYMSSSRPKLLKGKQSQSLFVGQGGRTLTRQRFWQTIKKYAHSSGIRDHVSPHVIRHSFATHLLQGGADLRSVQIMLGHSAISTTQIYTHISVGRLKKIHQELHPRETGKTEHRTKNTEQRTEIKDRR
- a CDS encoding ATP-binding protein translates to MRYREISPEKLRWIYDPSQFRFDTTDDIPPLEGTIGQERALRSIDFGLGFDSQGFNIYMLGESGTGKTTTIKALLEKKAAEETIPDDWVYVYNFKDPDRPKALNLPPGLGIILQKDTDELVSMLRQEISKAFESKDYEKHKNKILEEYQEESKRLFSELEDEAAKQSFALRKTPTGVVIVPVKSGGEPLSQEEFDSLGSEMKKKIETLSKELQEKLDDVLRQIRETEKTIKEKLNRLERDVGLSSVRHLVDELKSKYREYPKLIEFFDDVKEDALNNLDDFKTPEETTTPVSFLKMAKPEPSFTRYKVNILVNNGDLRGAPVIIEPNPTYYNLFGRIEHKFQYGVALTDFTMIKGGAMHRANGGYLVVNALDLLKNIFAYDAVKRAIRNREIKIEDIWEQYRLISTVTLKPDPIPFNVKIILIGNPFLYYLLYNLDEEYKKLFKVKADFDNRMDRTEENIHKYAAFIATRCKEEALKPFDRTGVAKVVEYGTRLAEHQSKLSARFSDIADIIREANYWASKEQNKYVTGNHVEKAISEKIYRSNKIEEKIRELIVDGTLMVDTEGSVIGQVNGISVVDLGDYSFGKPSRITVKTFAGKSGVVNIEREAKMSGRIHNKGIMILSAYLGGKYAQDYPLSLSASLCFEQLYEEVEGDSATCTELFALLSSLSGLPVKQDISVTGSMNQMGEVQPVGGINEKIEGFFDVCRVKGLTGEQGVTIPEKNIKNLMLKNDVIEAVREGKFHIYPISTAEEGIEILTGVEAGKLTEEMTYPEGTINYLVDKKLREIAKKLKAEEKEKEVEIEKEVEERR